The following are from one region of the Microbacterium sp. cx-55 genome:
- a CDS encoding DNA-3-methyladenine glycosylase family protein: MTPTGTATAPRAAPVERAEQAERPAPAERDAPRAPHARLETTYTPRHALDLHRTVVHQRHGSNDPSLVVDGPVIWRASRTPAGIATVALRATAGGAVRAAAWGPGADWALDQVPALCGAHDDPDGFDADRHPLIASSHHRHPGLRLGRTDLVFDALASAIFEQKVTGMQAFGAWRRIVTWFGERAPGPTPRPMFAPPSIDQWRRIPSWSWHRAGLEPAQSRTVVQVAARGTSLVRTLDAAAGGEARESVLTALRGVGPWTSAETRIRAYGDPDAVSVGDYHLAHQVGHALTGTRTDDDGMLALLAPWAGHRQRVIRLIGASGVQEPRRGPRLHPEDHRAR, from the coding sequence ATGACCCCGACCGGAACCGCGACCGCTCCGCGCGCGGCACCGGTGGAGCGAGCGGAGCAGGCCGAGCGACCGGCACCGGCGGAGCGAGACGCGCCCCGCGCCCCGCACGCCCGGCTCGAGACGACGTACACGCCACGGCACGCGCTCGATCTGCACCGCACGGTCGTGCACCAACGGCACGGGAGCAACGACCCGAGCCTCGTCGTCGACGGGCCGGTCATCTGGCGGGCGAGCCGCACCCCGGCGGGGATCGCCACGGTCGCCCTGCGCGCCACGGCGGGAGGCGCGGTGCGCGCCGCGGCATGGGGACCGGGCGCCGACTGGGCGCTCGATCAAGTGCCCGCGCTCTGCGGCGCCCACGACGATCCCGACGGCTTCGACGCCGATCGGCATCCGCTCATCGCGTCGAGCCATCACCGCCACCCGGGGCTGCGGCTCGGACGCACCGACCTGGTCTTCGACGCCCTCGCGAGCGCGATCTTCGAGCAGAAGGTCACCGGGATGCAGGCGTTCGGCGCCTGGCGACGGATCGTGACGTGGTTCGGTGAGCGCGCGCCCGGCCCGACGCCGCGCCCCATGTTCGCACCGCCCTCGATCGACCAGTGGCGGCGAATTCCGTCGTGGTCGTGGCATCGTGCCGGCCTCGAGCCGGCCCAGTCCCGGACGGTCGTGCAGGTCGCAGCGCGCGGAACCTCCCTCGTCCGCACCCTCGACGCCGCGGCGGGCGGCGAAGCGCGCGAATCGGTTCTCACCGCCCTCCGCGGAGTCGGGCCGTGGACGTCGGCCGAGACCCGCATCCGCGCCTATGGGGATCCGGATGCGGTCAGCGTCGGCGATTACCACCTCGCGCACCAGGTCGGTCACGCCCTCACCGGAACCCGCACCGACGACGACGGCATGCTCGCGCTGCTCGCCCCCTGGGCCGGGCACCGCCAGCGGGTCATCCGGCTGATCGGCGCGAGCGGGGTGCAGGAACCGCGCCGAGGGCCTCGACTGCATCCGGAGGACCACCGCGCGCGCTGA
- a CDS encoding exonuclease SbcCD subunit D produces the protein MRILHTSDWHIGRTFHGWSTLEALRGVLETLVTQVRENDVDVVIVAGDVFDSATPAAECYTLLSDTLRGLADTGARVVVTSGNHDSAARLGFQAGLLREGIHVVTDPLSVGSPITIPDADGPVHLYGIPYLEPARVRHLWDGVELRTQAQTLAHAMDLVRADLAVRGGRSVAIAHCFAAGIEATPGVEREIRQGNLDVVPLNVFDGPDYVALGHIHGRQRLSERVRYAGAPLHYSFGEKGRLRGSWLVDLDVSGLADVTWLDLPVPRRLEVLRAPLAELIESDLYAGAADAWVCVEYTDTLPQRDVMRRLQERFPFCATVSHTPAVAPADDGRTYVDRVRAARSDRELIDAFLVHVREGEAASEREAELIGDLIADDRPIAAVLAEAQR, from the coding sequence ATGCGCATCCTGCACACCTCCGATTGGCACATCGGGCGCACCTTCCACGGGTGGTCGACGCTCGAGGCGCTCCGCGGTGTGCTCGAGACGCTCGTCACGCAGGTGCGCGAGAACGACGTCGACGTCGTGATCGTGGCGGGCGACGTGTTCGACTCCGCGACTCCCGCCGCCGAGTGCTACACGCTCCTCAGCGACACCCTGCGCGGTCTCGCTGATACCGGTGCGCGGGTCGTCGTCACGAGCGGCAACCACGATTCCGCCGCACGCCTCGGCTTTCAGGCCGGGCTCCTCCGTGAGGGCATCCACGTGGTCACCGACCCGCTGTCGGTGGGCTCGCCCATCACGATTCCGGATGCCGACGGACCCGTGCATCTCTACGGCATCCCCTACCTCGAGCCCGCCCGCGTGCGTCACCTGTGGGACGGCGTCGAGCTGCGCACCCAGGCGCAGACCCTCGCGCACGCGATGGATCTCGTGCGGGCCGACCTCGCCGTCCGCGGCGGGCGCTCCGTCGCGATCGCGCACTGCTTCGCGGCCGGCATCGAGGCCACCCCGGGCGTCGAGCGCGAGATCCGCCAGGGCAACCTCGACGTCGTGCCGCTGAACGTCTTCGACGGGCCAGACTACGTCGCGCTCGGGCACATCCACGGGCGCCAGCGGCTGTCGGAACGCGTGCGGTACGCCGGGGCGCCGCTGCACTACAGCTTCGGAGAGAAGGGACGCCTGCGCGGGTCGTGGCTCGTCGATCTCGATGTGTCGGGGCTCGCCGACGTCACCTGGCTCGACCTGCCTGTGCCTCGCCGCCTCGAGGTACTGCGGGCGCCGCTCGCCGAGTTGATCGAGAGCGACCTCTACGCGGGCGCCGCGGATGCGTGGGTGTGTGTGGAGTACACCGACACCCTGCCGCAGCGCGATGTCATGCGCCGGCTGCAGGAGCGGTTCCCGTTCTGCGCGACCGTGAGCCACACGCCGGCCGTTGCGCCTGCCGATGATGGACGCACGTACGTCGACCGGGTGCGGGCCGCCCGCAGCGACCGCGAGCTGATCGACGCGTTCCTCGTGCACGTTCGCGAAGGCGAGGCGGCGAGCGAGCGCGAGGCCGAACTCATCGGCGACCTGATCGCCGACGACCGTCCGATCGCGGCCGTGCTCGCCGAGGCGCAGAGGTGA
- a CDS encoding winged helix-turn-helix domain-containing protein — MSTTALIDHTAPATRPALRIVDDASVAASAPAPEAPAADRSIPAGTAPRGFGLYVGFDEAKAAASGVSLGRIVEALRRTLHELAPDAETYATVALAPAGAGGRDVDVVRLALHEPSAVARTKPEIEVEERAEAGVVVDISRKRVLIDGESAAFTFKEFELLQYLVLREGRTIERTELVSSLWQLGDDEAPGERTIDVHVRRLRAKLGRFEDIVRTVRGVGYRFDRHADVAIRYGHGTPSPDRF, encoded by the coding sequence ATGTCGACCACTGCCCTCATCGACCACACCGCCCCCGCCACGCGTCCCGCCCTCCGCATCGTGGACGACGCATCCGTCGCCGCATCCGCCCCCGCCCCCGAGGCGCCCGCCGCTGACCGCAGCATCCCCGCCGGCACCGCACCGCGCGGGTTCGGCCTGTACGTCGGGTTCGACGAGGCGAAGGCCGCCGCATCCGGTGTCTCGCTCGGCCGGATCGTCGAGGCCCTCCGCCGCACACTGCACGAGCTCGCCCCCGACGCCGAGACCTACGCGACCGTCGCGCTCGCCCCGGCCGGCGCCGGTGGCCGTGACGTCGACGTCGTGCGTCTGGCCCTGCACGAGCCGTCCGCGGTCGCCCGCACGAAGCCCGAGATCGAGGTCGAAGAGCGCGCCGAGGCCGGCGTCGTCGTCGACATCTCTCGCAAGCGCGTGCTGATCGACGGCGAGTCCGCCGCCTTCACGTTCAAGGAGTTCGAGCTGCTGCAGTACCTCGTGCTCCGCGAGGGACGCACGATCGAGCGCACCGAACTGGTCTCCTCGCTCTGGCAGCTCGGTGACGACGAGGCCCCCGGCGAGCGCACGATCGACGTGCACGTGCGGCGTCTGCGCGCCAAGCTGGGTCGCTTCGAAGACATCGTCCGCACCGTGCGCGGTGTCGGCTACCGCTTCGACCGGCACGCCGACGTCGCCATCCGCTACGGCCACGGCACTCCCTCCCCCGACCGCTTCTGA
- a CDS encoding ABC transporter ATP-binding protein: MTTPAAAIPPIDVPSAAGPALQLRGLLKRFGEKVAVDQLDLDVPTGSFYGLVGPNGAGKTTTLSMATGLLRPDAGAAVLHGVDVWRDPVAAKAMIGNLADGVRLFDRLTGEQLITYTGMMFGVPRDQLAGRTADLLALMDLGQAAGTPVVDYSAGMTKKVALACALVHAPRILVLDEPFESVDPVSAANIEDVLRSYTSSGGTVIVSSHSMDLVQRMCDHVAVIAGGRVLAAGTVDEVRGANTLQDRFVELVGGRHHTEGPEWLRLS, from the coding sequence GTGACGACACCGGCAGCCGCGATTCCTCCGATCGATGTCCCCTCCGCCGCAGGGCCCGCGCTGCAGCTGCGCGGTCTCCTCAAACGGTTCGGCGAGAAGGTCGCGGTCGACCAGCTCGATCTGGACGTGCCGACCGGGTCGTTCTACGGACTCGTCGGCCCGAACGGCGCCGGAAAGACGACCACCCTGTCCATGGCGACCGGACTTCTCCGCCCCGACGCGGGTGCGGCGGTCCTGCACGGAGTGGATGTCTGGCGCGACCCGGTCGCCGCGAAGGCCATGATCGGCAACCTCGCCGACGGCGTACGGCTCTTCGACCGGCTGACCGGCGAGCAGCTCATCACCTACACGGGCATGATGTTCGGCGTCCCGCGCGACCAGCTCGCCGGTCGCACCGCGGATCTTCTGGCGCTGATGGATCTCGGTCAGGCCGCGGGCACCCCCGTCGTCGACTACTCCGCCGGCATGACCAAGAAGGTGGCCCTCGCCTGCGCGCTCGTGCACGCGCCCCGCATCCTCGTCCTCGACGAGCCCTTCGAATCGGTCGACCCGGTCTCTGCGGCGAACATCGAGGACGTGCTCCGCAGCTACACGAGCAGCGGCGGAACCGTCATCGTCTCCAGCCACTCGATGGACCTCGTGCAGCGCATGTGCGATCACGTCGCCGTCATCGCCGGCGGGCGCGTGCTCGCGGCCGGAACCGTCGACGAGGTGCGCGGGGCGAACACCCTGCAGGATCGCTTCGTCGAACTCGTCGGCGGCCGCCACCACACGGAAGGCCCCGAGTGGTTGCGACTCTCCTGA
- a CDS encoding MFS transporter yields the protein MPGAASSPNTGANPITTDIPLSPATRWRAFWVCVAVAGLTILDLSKVNVALPSIETAFGAGSTELQLIVSGYVLTFGLFLVPMGRIGDQRSRRALFLIGLSVFTLASVACAVAPNTGVLLAARLVQGMAAGTQMPQVLGLIQQLFQGKERGRAFGLFGATIGVATAFGPTLGGLLIAVGGETDGWRLIFWMNLPLGLAAIAAAVWLLPTTRTRSSRPLALDPIGLVLFGLTIVALMAPFLFTTGSPSDDPRRWWLLVAFVLVGAGFIAWERRYAERGKQPLIPLGLFKIASYRNGTILQAAYFTAAPSMFLLTTLYLQSGLHIEPVFAGMVTIGFALASAVSSWVGGNLVGTYGRPVVVWGLALVLVCVAGLVATALYVPDAATPYVMAGVMIIGGIGGGLVISPNQTLTLADIPVRQGGLAGSVGQLGQRIGTAVGTAIALALFYATVYREQDVAVDAVVFHDAYGFGMVSVGIAVAIAFVISVVDLSVRRRSQKLADASS from the coding sequence ATGCCCGGCGCCGCGAGCTCGCCGAACACCGGCGCGAACCCGATCACGACCGACATTCCGCTGTCGCCCGCCACTCGTTGGCGGGCGTTCTGGGTGTGTGTGGCGGTCGCGGGCCTGACGATCCTCGACCTGTCGAAGGTCAATGTGGCGCTGCCCTCGATCGAGACCGCGTTCGGTGCGGGCTCGACCGAACTGCAGCTGATCGTCTCCGGCTACGTGCTCACCTTCGGCCTGTTCCTCGTGCCGATGGGACGCATCGGCGACCAGCGATCGCGTCGCGCGCTGTTCCTCATCGGGCTCTCGGTCTTCACCCTCGCGAGCGTTGCCTGCGCGGTCGCCCCGAACACGGGCGTGCTGCTCGCGGCCCGGCTCGTGCAGGGCATGGCGGCCGGCACGCAGATGCCGCAGGTGCTGGGGCTCATCCAGCAGCTGTTCCAAGGCAAGGAACGTGGGCGGGCGTTCGGGCTCTTCGGCGCGACGATCGGTGTCGCGACGGCCTTCGGTCCGACGCTCGGCGGCCTGCTGATCGCCGTCGGCGGCGAGACCGACGGATGGCGCCTCATCTTCTGGATGAACCTGCCCCTGGGGCTTGCCGCGATCGCGGCGGCCGTCTGGCTGCTCCCGACGACACGCACCCGATCGTCGCGCCCCCTCGCGCTCGACCCGATCGGTCTCGTGCTGTTCGGACTCACGATCGTGGCGCTGATGGCGCCATTCCTCTTCACGACGGGGTCGCCGAGCGATGATCCGCGCCGCTGGTGGCTGCTGGTTGCCTTCGTGCTCGTCGGGGCGGGTTTCATCGCGTGGGAGCGCCGGTACGCCGAGCGCGGTAAACAGCCCCTGATCCCCCTCGGTCTCTTCAAGATCGCGTCGTACCGCAACGGCACGATTCTCCAGGCCGCGTACTTCACAGCCGCCCCATCGATGTTCCTGCTTACGACGCTCTATCTGCAGAGCGGGCTGCACATCGAACCCGTATTCGCGGGCATGGTCACGATCGGCTTCGCGCTCGCGAGCGCGGTCTCGTCGTGGGTGGGCGGCAACCTGGTCGGCACCTACGGGCGCCCGGTCGTCGTCTGGGGGCTCGCGCTGGTGCTCGTCTGCGTCGCTGGTCTCGTCGCGACGGCGCTGTACGTGCCGGATGCGGCGACGCCCTACGTGATGGCGGGTGTCATGATCATCGGCGGTATCGGTGGCGGTCTCGTGATCTCGCCGAACCAGACCCTCACCCTCGCCGACATCCCGGTGCGTCAGGGGGGCCTGGCGGGTTCGGTCGGGCAACTCGGCCAGCGCATCGGCACCGCCGTCGGAACGGCGATCGCCCTCGCGCTGTTCTACGCCACGGTGTACCGCGAGCAAGACGTCGCGGTCGACGCGGTCGTCTTCCACGACGCGTACGGGTTCGGCATGGTGTCGGTCGGGATCGCGGTGGCGATCGCGTTCGTCATCTCGGTCGTCGACCTCTCGGTGCGCCGGCGTTCGCAGAAGCTAGCCGACGCGTCGTCCTGA
- a CDS encoding VOC family protein — MLRLNPYLSFQAETRAAMEFYQSVLGGDLVIDTFEGYEEMGISPDDMHLVMHAQLTTPGGLVLMASDTPPGMPYQAAAGVSVSLSGNDSEALQAAWDGLAADGTVTLPYEIPPWGGKFGMLIDRFGIPWMVAADA; from the coding sequence ATGTTGCGCCTCAATCCGTACCTGTCGTTCCAGGCCGAGACCCGTGCCGCGATGGAGTTCTACCAGTCCGTTCTGGGTGGGGACCTCGTGATCGACACGTTCGAGGGCTACGAGGAGATGGGCATCTCGCCCGATGACATGCATCTGGTCATGCACGCGCAGCTCACCACCCCGGGCGGCCTGGTCCTGATGGCGTCGGACACCCCGCCCGGCATGCCGTATCAGGCGGCCGCGGGCGTCTCGGTTTCGCTTTCGGGCAACGACAGCGAGGCCCTGCAGGCCGCGTGGGACGGGCTCGCCGCAGACGGAACGGTGACGCTGCCGTACGAGATCCCGCCGTGGGGCGGAAAGTTCGGCATGCTCATCGACCGTTTCGGGATCCCGTGGATGGTGGCGGCCGACGCGTGA
- a CDS encoding 8-oxo-dGTP diphosphatase: protein MELRAVCVVYLLRRSAGVDEVLLGYKRTGLGLGRVVGIGGKVEPGESITDAAVREVREETELEISTADLEPVGVFDYLFPAEPSWSQRSHVFVCRQFAGTPAETEEIVPAWFAVDDVPFERMWDDARRWLPGVLRGGQAGATFTFGDDLATVVAESPGLPGGAAIAH from the coding sequence ATGGAACTGCGCGCGGTCTGCGTCGTCTATCTCCTGCGCCGCAGCGCCGGGGTAGACGAGGTTCTGCTCGGCTACAAGCGCACCGGTCTTGGACTCGGCCGCGTCGTCGGCATCGGCGGCAAGGTCGAACCCGGCGAGAGCATCACGGATGCCGCCGTCCGCGAAGTGCGCGAAGAGACCGAGCTGGAGATCTCGACGGCCGATCTCGAACCGGTCGGGGTCTTCGACTACCTGTTCCCCGCCGAACCGTCGTGGTCGCAGCGATCGCACGTGTTCGTCTGCCGGCAGTTCGCCGGAACTCCCGCCGAGACCGAGGAGATCGTGCCCGCATGGTTCGCGGTCGACGACGTACCGTTCGAGCGGATGTGGGACGACGCCCGCCGGTGGCTCCCCGGAGTTCTCCGCGGCGGGCAGGCAGGCGCCACCTTCACGTTCGGCGATGATCTCGCGACCGTGGTCGCCGAGTCCCCCGGGCTCCCGGGCGGCGCGGCGATCGCACACTGA
- a CDS encoding AAA family ATPase, translating to MKLHRLELTGFGPFRDTQTVDFDRFDADGIFLISGRTGAGKSSVLDGVCFALYGNVPRYDGPDRRLRSDHCRPDDPTEVRLEFTVGGSRWRVIRAPEYSRPKLRGDGETRESARAELFELTDGGWVGRAGKPRDVAEVLDGVLGLNLQQFQQVILLAQNKFSRFLLAKNDERQALLRTLFGTRRYEDYARALDELRKTAQQLVRDRGVGAASLLTEAERLIAEQHLEGAEPAPAEDDLGARRQAAVTAVQRAEYRVEVRAQERTAAEAAAVVAAAEHARVSALRAAQTARDAAATQLAALEAEAADIDADRTRIERAVAAETLRASLDAVAQTAATQTAASDAVRVAADRWEAGGDDPDVDLVALDALDDQLTGGLARWQAAESAERDLVSAEATHTALVDRAATQEAALAALRGSRATVPAELASLDDELATARAAAGAAEALRAALAALAQRLEAARSAETLLPEVAAADAAYAAALDASAAAGSALTALLQRRLAGHAGELAAALVDGEPCAVCGATAHPHPAAPTDEPVTDDMIAAAERAREEAVAAERRAGDEAREHRSAHAALAARAGGEPVADLAAQLAEAEAQVAAATAAETQRDALQARRAALVEREAQAARDVESLAAELAVVREDAARAATTADALRGAVETARGAFASVAERVQQATARRERARALRAAIRAQATADAAAAAAASDLADRLAASPFPDAEAATAALLPAPTVQRLRDRVAEHDQQLAVVRARLLELQLELAGIPDERVDLAPAEAALAAADAARAESITALSVARTTAERLRDLVQRTDTAYAEIALLDEDAAVVARLADTLQGRAPNTRRMTLETFVLAAELEDIVGAANLRLADMSSGRYSLLHTDSLAARGAASGLGIEVMDAHTGQSRPPQSLSGGETFLASLSLALGLAEVVTNRAGGLRLDTLFIDEGFGSLDAETLEFAMRALDELRAGGRTVGVISHVEAMKEQLPAQLLVEATPQGPSVIRIPSGRAVTGRS from the coding sequence GTGAAACTGCACCGTCTGGAGCTCACCGGGTTCGGCCCGTTCCGCGACACCCAGACGGTGGACTTCGATCGATTCGATGCCGACGGCATCTTCCTCATCTCGGGACGCACCGGCGCCGGTAAGTCCAGCGTGCTCGACGGCGTGTGCTTCGCGCTGTACGGCAACGTTCCCCGCTACGACGGGCCTGACCGCCGGCTCCGCAGCGACCACTGCCGACCCGACGACCCGACCGAGGTGCGGCTCGAATTCACGGTCGGTGGCTCCCGCTGGCGGGTGATCCGGGCGCCGGAGTACTCGCGCCCGAAGCTCCGCGGCGATGGAGAGACCCGCGAATCCGCGCGCGCCGAGCTGTTCGAGCTCACGGACGGTGGGTGGGTGGGTCGGGCGGGCAAGCCGCGCGACGTGGCCGAAGTGCTCGACGGGGTCCTCGGGCTGAACCTGCAGCAGTTCCAGCAGGTCATCCTGCTCGCGCAGAACAAGTTCTCCCGGTTCCTGCTCGCCAAGAACGACGAACGCCAGGCGCTCCTTCGCACCCTGTTCGGCACGCGGCGCTACGAGGACTACGCGCGGGCGCTCGATGAGCTGCGGAAGACGGCGCAGCAGCTGGTCCGAGACCGGGGCGTGGGCGCCGCGAGCCTGCTCACCGAAGCCGAGCGGCTGATCGCCGAGCAGCATCTCGAGGGCGCCGAACCGGCTCCTGCCGAGGATGATCTCGGCGCGCGGCGGCAGGCGGCGGTCACGGCCGTGCAGCGCGCCGAGTACCGCGTCGAGGTCCGCGCACAGGAGCGGACCGCCGCCGAGGCTGCAGCTGTCGTTGCGGCGGCCGAGCACGCCCGGGTCAGCGCGCTGCGTGCAGCGCAGACCGCACGGGATGCGGCGGCGACGCAACTCGCCGCGCTCGAGGCGGAAGCGGCCGACATCGACGCCGATCGAACGCGAATCGAACGCGCCGTCGCCGCCGAGACGCTGCGCGCGTCGCTCGACGCCGTCGCGCAGACGGCGGCGACGCAGACCGCCGCGTCGGATGCGGTGCGCGTCGCGGCCGATCGCTGGGAGGCGGGCGGCGACGACCCCGACGTCGACCTCGTTGCGCTGGATGCGCTCGATGACCAGCTGACGGGTGGCCTCGCCCGGTGGCAGGCGGCCGAGAGCGCCGAGCGCGACCTGGTGAGCGCGGAGGCGACGCACACGGCGCTCGTCGATCGCGCGGCGACCCAGGAGGCGGCGCTCGCGGCCCTGCGCGGCAGTCGCGCGACGGTGCCTGCCGAGCTGGCGTCGCTCGACGATGAGCTGGCGACCGCTCGCGCCGCGGCGGGTGCGGCCGAGGCCCTTCGCGCCGCGCTCGCGGCTCTCGCGCAGCGGCTCGAGGCGGCGCGATCCGCCGAGACGCTCCTCCCCGAGGTGGCGGCGGCGGATGCGGCCTATGCGGCGGCGCTGGATGCGTCCGCCGCGGCGGGGAGCGCCCTCACCGCACTCCTGCAGCGACGCCTCGCCGGCCACGCCGGCGAGCTCGCAGCGGCGCTGGTCGACGGCGAGCCCTGCGCCGTGTGCGGTGCGACCGCGCATCCGCATCCGGCGGCGCCGACCGACGAACCCGTCACCGACGACATGATCGCGGCGGCCGAGCGTGCCCGCGAGGAAGCGGTGGCGGCGGAGCGCCGTGCGGGAGACGAGGCGCGCGAGCATCGCAGTGCGCACGCCGCGCTCGCCGCGCGCGCCGGCGGGGAGCCCGTCGCCGACCTCGCCGCACAACTCGCGGAGGCCGAGGCTCAGGTCGCGGCCGCGACGGCCGCCGAGACCCAGCGGGACGCGCTGCAGGCGCGCCGCGCAGCGCTCGTGGAGCGCGAGGCCCAGGCGGCCCGCGATGTCGAGTCGCTCGCGGCCGAACTCGCCGTCGTCCGCGAAGACGCCGCCCGCGCGGCGACCACGGCCGACGCCCTGCGCGGCGCGGTCGAGACCGCGCGCGGCGCGTTCGCGTCGGTCGCCGAGCGCGTGCAACAGGCGACCGCGCGGCGGGAGCGCGCCCGCGCGCTGCGTGCCGCGATCCGCGCGCAGGCGACGGCGGATGCCGCGGCGGCGGCAGCCGCATCCGACCTCGCCGACCGCCTCGCCGCCTCGCCGTTCCCGGATGCGGAGGCCGCGACCGCAGCCCTCCTCCCGGCCCCCACGGTGCAGCGGCTGCGGGACCGGGTCGCGGAACACGACCAGCAGCTCGCGGTCGTGCGGGCGCGCCTGCTCGAGCTGCAACTGGAGCTGGCGGGCATCCCCGACGAGCGCGTCGACCTTGCCCCGGCGGAGGCGGCGCTCGCGGCGGCCGATGCCGCGCGGGCCGAGTCCATCACGGCGCTGAGCGTCGCCCGCACGACCGCCGAGCGCCTCCGCGATCTGGTGCAGCGCACCGACACCGCGTACGCCGAGATCGCCCTCCTCGACGAAGATGCCGCCGTCGTCGCCAGGCTCGCCGACACCCTGCAGGGGCGCGCGCCCAATACCAGGCGCATGACGCTCGAAACGTTCGTGCTCGCCGCCGAGCTCGAAGACATCGTGGGCGCCGCGAACCTGCGACTGGCCGACATGTCGTCGGGCCGGTACTCGCTGCTGCACACCGATTCGCTCGCCGCGCGCGGCGCTGCATCCGGGCTCGGCATCGAGGTCATGGACGCCCACACCGGGCAGTCCCGCCCACCGCAATCGCTGTCTGGCGGTGAGACCTTCCTCGCCTCGCTCTCGCTGGCGTTGGGCCTCGCGGAGGTCGTTACGAACCGGGCCGGCGGGTTGCGTCTCGACACGCTCTTCATCGACGAGGGCTTCGGTTCGCTCGATGCCGAGACGCTCGAGTTCGCGATGCGCGCGCTCGACGAGCTGCGCGCGGGAGGGCGAACGGTCGGAGTCATCAGCCACGTGGAGGCGATGAAGGAACAGCTTCCCGCGCAGTTGCTCGTGGAGGCGACACCGCAGGGACCCAGCGTGATTCGGATTCCCTCTGGCCGCGCCGTCACAGGTCGGTCGTAG
- a CDS encoding alpha/beta fold hydrolase — MPARAHRRNAPDVTVDVTRVRRGAVYARVSTIAAEGERAFVLVAGIGVAATYFERLAPHLNEFGAVHALDLPGFGGVPHPGRAMTIGQYADLVEAVIDDLQLHDPILIGHSMGTQLVAEVAARRADLQTVVLIGPVVDPHARRLPVLAWRFLRATWHEPFKVKLLALSAYLTCGFRWFFRILPVMMRFPIEDRFAKIRARTLVIRGEHDAVVPREWAQRVAESIPFASTWEIGGAGHSVMHGHADGVAKLCLEFARMPRDTDDLLNRMSDAEAEVREPLAATPGAAFRALVGRLREAVGVWRRDDRLIARGKTEHARAMAEDRPRSTVGD; from the coding sequence ATGCCGGCCCGCGCGCACCGTCGCAATGCCCCCGATGTCACCGTCGACGTCACCCGAGTGCGCCGCGGCGCGGTCTACGCGCGGGTGTCGACAATCGCCGCCGAGGGCGAGCGGGCCTTCGTCCTGGTCGCCGGCATCGGCGTCGCCGCGACGTACTTCGAGCGGCTCGCCCCGCACCTGAACGAGTTCGGGGCCGTGCACGCCCTCGACCTGCCGGGTTTCGGGGGCGTTCCGCATCCGGGTCGCGCCATGACGATCGGGCAGTACGCCGACCTGGTCGAGGCGGTGATCGACGATCTGCAGCTCCATGATCCGATCCTGATCGGGCACTCGATGGGCACGCAGCTCGTGGCTGAGGTCGCCGCGCGTCGCGCCGACCTGCAGACCGTCGTCCTCATCGGTCCGGTCGTCGACCCGCACGCCCGACGACTCCCGGTTCTCGCCTGGCGGTTCCTGCGGGCCACCTGGCACGAACCGTTCAAGGTCAAGCTGCTCGCGTTGAGCGCCTACCTGACGTGCGGGTTCCGTTGGTTCTTCCGCATCCTGCCCGTGATGATGCGGTTTCCGATCGAGGACCGGTTCGCGAAGATCCGTGCACGGACGCTCGTCATCCGTGGTGAGCACGACGCGGTCGTTCCGCGCGAGTGGGCGCAGCGGGTCGCCGAGAGCATCCCGTTCGCCTCGACGTGGGAGATCGGCGGCGCCGGGCACTCGGTCATGCACGGCCACGCGGACGGGGTCGCGAAGCTGTGCCTGGAGTTCGCGCGGATGCCGCGCGACACCGACGACCTGTTGAACCGCATGTCGGATGCCGAGGCCGAGGTGCGCGAGCCGCTCGCGGCCACTCCGGGAGCCGCATTCCGTGCGCTCGTCGGCCGGCTGCGCGAGGCGGTCGGCGTCTGGCGGCGGGACGATCGCCTGATCGCCCGAGGGAAAACCGAGCACGCGCGGGCGATGGCCGAGGACCGCCCCCGATCCACGGTGGGGGACTGA
- a CDS encoding GNAT family N-acetyltransferase, with protein MTDLRFTDEKDASRYTLHDGNDLVSVLDYRDDGRSVAMTRAFTIPTFRGHGYAGALVERAVASLEQQGDREVIPVCWYVAEWFDAHPERAGILQARRSA; from the coding sequence GTGACCGATCTGCGATTCACGGACGAGAAGGATGCCTCGCGCTACACGCTGCACGATGGCAACGATCTGGTGAGCGTGCTCGATTACCGCGATGACGGCCGATCCGTGGCGATGACCCGGGCGTTCACCATCCCCACGTTCCGTGGTCACGGCTACGCGGGAGCGCTCGTCGAGCGGGCCGTCGCGTCGCTCGAACAGCAGGGCGACCGCGAGGTCATCCCGGTGTGCTGGTACGTCGCCGAGTGGTTCGACGCGCACCCGGAGCGCGCCGGAATCCTCCAGGCCCGCCGCTCCGCGTAA